ATAAGTCCTCCTTCTGATTAGTTTTGAGCGCTGAGTAGTGAGTTTTGAGCTTCGTGTGCGAACTCAAAACTCACTATTCCACACTTAAAACTCAAAACTATGCTCGACGTTCAGAACCTCTCGTTCGCCTATAATGCCGAGCGCCCCGACGCGATTGTGGCGCTGCGCGAGGTGAGCCTGCGCGTCGCGCCGGGCGAGCTGGTGGCGATCATCGGCCATAACGGCAGCGGCAAGAGCACGCTGGCCAAGCTGCTGGCGGCGATCCTCGAGCCAACCAGCGGCTCGATCATGATCGACGATATCGCTTCTACGCCTGAGCATGTATGGGAGATCCGCCGCCGCGTCGGGATGGTGTTCCAGCGCCCCGACGACCAGCTGATCGCCAACACGGTGATCGACGACGTGGCCTTCGGCCCCGAGAACCTGGGCCTGCCACGCGATCAGATCGAGCTGCGCGTGCGCGAGTCGCTCACCGCGCTGGGTATGTTCGACATGCGCCACGCCCAGATCAGCGAGCTTTCGGGCGGCGAGAAGCAGCGTGTGGCGATTGCCGGTGTGCTGGCAATGCAGCCGAACTACCTGATCCTCGACGAGCCGACCACGATGATCGTGCCGGCGCTGGCGCGTAAGCTGATCGGGCTGGCCCACGAGCTGCGCGACCGGCTTGGCCTGGCGGTGCTGCATATCACCCATTTCATGCACGAGATCGTCGGGTTCGACCGCGTGCTGGTGATGGACGGCGGGCGCGTGCTTATGCAGGGAACCCCGCGCGAGATCTTCGCCCGCGCCGACGAGCTGCGCGCGATCGGTCTGGCCGCGCCGCTGGTGACTCAGCTGGGCCGCCGGCTGCGCGCGCGCGGCCTGGATCTGCCCGCTACCATCCTTACCGCGCCCGAGCTGGCCGCAGCGCTCGCGCCCCTTGCCCCAAACGCAGACAGCGCCGACGGCAGGCGGCAGGCGGCAGACGGAGGGCAGGCGGCAGACAGCGCCGACGGCAGGGGGCAGGCGGCAGATGGAGCACTCCTGGCCGGCGGCTCGCCACCCGCCGCGCTCGCGCCTTCGGAGCCAGAAGCGCAGCACTCAGTGCTCGACGATCAACCCGCAACCCGCAACCCGCAACCCGCAACATTACTCGACGTGCGCGACCTGCATTTCACCTACCTGGCCGGCACGCCGCTGGCCCAACCGGCGCTGCGCGGCGTTTCGTGTGTGCTGTACGAAGGCGAGACGCTCGCGATTCTGGGTGGTACGCAGGCTGGTAAGAGCACGCTGATCGAGTTCTTCAACGCGCTGCGCGTGCCGCCGCCGGGGCGAGTGTTCTTTGAAGGCCAGGACGTGGGCGCGCCAAAGTTCGATCTGAACCAGCTGCGCCAGAGCGTCGGCATGGTCTTCCAGCAGCCCGAAAGCCAACTGTTCGAAGAGACCGTCGGCAAAGATGTGTCGTACGTGCCGCGCCGCAAGGGCCTGGCGCCAGCCGCGTCGCGCGCGATCGTCGAACGAGTGCTCACCGAGGTCGGGCTCGACTACGAAACCTTTCGGCTGCGCTATATCTACGCGCTCAGCGGCGGCCAGAAGCGGCGCGTGGCCATCGCCGGGGCGCTGGCAGCCGAGCCGCGCGTGCTGATCCTCGACGAGCCGGTGGCCGGGCTCGACCCGCGCGGCCGGGCCGAGCTGGCGGCGCTGATCACCGAGCTGACCCGCCGCGACGGCCTGACGGTGGTGCTGGTGGGCAATGCCGTAGACGAGCTGGCCGAGCTGGCCGACCGCGCGATCGTGCTGCACGACGGCCAGGTGGCGCTAGAGGGGCCGCTGCGCGCGCTGCTGCGCCGCGCCGACGAGCTGCACGCGCTGGGCCTCGAGCTGAGCGAGCCGGCCGAGATTGCGCTGGCGTTGCGGCCGATCATTCCTGACCTGCCGACCGATTTGCTGAGCCTCGATCAACTTGAGGCCGCGCTGGTCGAGCGGCTACCGCAGCATGTATTGAAAGGGTAGATCCGGCTGGTGGATCGAAGGGCTACAGGTTCGTGGCTGCGGCGCGCGAACCGGCGAATAGTCCAGCCAACCGGCAACGTGCTATGGACGCAGCAATCGACTTTGGTATTAGCAATATCGACGCGGTGGCGCGCGTGGATGGCGTGCTACGGCGCTGGACGCAGCCGACTAACGGCGCGCCTACGCCCGAGCTGGTGCGCCAGATCATGGCCCATGGCGGCACCGACCTGGCCGCGCTCGGCCGGCTGGCCGTGACTGGCGGGCGCCACCACGAGCTGCCTGAGCGGCTGGGCGCATGCCAGGTGCTGAGCGTGGGCGAGGTGCCGGCGATCGGGCGCGGTGGCCAGGCCATGGCCGAGCTGATGGGCGCCGACCCCGACGTGCCGACGCTGGTGGTGAGCGCTGGCTCGGGCACGGCGGTGGTGTCGGCGCGTGGCCGCGAGTATGCGCATATCACCGGCTCGGGCGTGGGCGGCGGCACGCTGCTGGGCCTGGCGCGCCTGCTGGTCGGCACGATCGACCCTGGTGAGATCGATCGGCTGGCACGCGTGGGCGACCCGAATGGCGCCGACCTGAGCCTGGGCGACGTGGTGGGCGGGCCGATCGGGCGCCTGCCGGCCAGCGCCACCGCCGTGAACTTCGGCCGGCTGGCCCGGCATGCCGCCGAGGTGCGCCGCGAAGACCTGGCCGCCGCGCTGGTGACGCTGGTCGGCCAGGTGATCGCCGTCACCGCGATCAATGCCGCGCGCGCGCAGCAGCTCGAGCGTGTGGTGGTGATTGGCCACCTGACCGACATGCCCAGCGTGCGCGGCGTGCTCGAGCAGGTGGGCGACTACTATGGCATGCGCCTGACTCTGCCGGCCGACGCCGGCTACGGCACCGCGCTCGGCGCGTTGTATTCGTTCGCAGGGTAGCAGGGCGTTGTAGCCTAAAGCCAATACCCTCTAAATTTGGTGGTTATCTGAAAGGTATTGAGCCTGAAGGTGAAATCACATGGCCGTCGAATTCTCCCGCGATGTGACATTTGGCCAGTACCTCAACCTGCGCTCGCCCATCCACCGGCTCGACCCGCGCACGAAGATGCTGGCAGTGGCCGCGCTCATGCTGGCGACGTTCCTGTCGCGCTCGAGCTTTGCCGCGTATGGCGTGCTGCTGGTAGCCGCCGCGCTGATCCAGGTGGTGTCGCGCGTGCCGCTGAGCTATACGCTGCGCGGTATGCGGCTGCTGTTCAACACCATGCTGATCATCTTCGCGTTTCAGGTGCTGTTCTACCCGACCCCATCGCCGGCCGGCACGCTCTGGAGCTGGTGGATCATGTCGATCTCGCTCGATGGCCTGCGCCAGGGCGTGGTGCTGCTGGTACGTGTGATCCTGCTATACTACTGGACCAGCACGCTCATGTATACTACGCCGATGATGGATCTGGCCGACGGTCTTGAAGTGATCTGCGATCCGCTCAAGCGCCTGCGCGTGCCGGTGAACGAGCTGGTGATGGTGGCGGTGATCGCGCTGAAGTTCGTGCCGCTGCTGGTAGCCGAGCTCGAGCGGCTGATCAAGGCCCAGGCCGCGCGCGGCGAGCGCTTCGACCAGGGCAGCCTGGCGCAGCGCGCGCGCAAGGTTGGCGGCATCCTCATCCCGCTGTTCGTCAATGCGCTTAATCGCGCCGAGGTGCTGACCACTGCCATGAATGCGCGCTGCTATCGCGGCGGCGCCCCCGGCGCACCACGCCGCACCAAGCGCCGCGTGCTCACCGCCCGCAGCGCCGACGCGCTGGCGCTCGGCCTGGCGCTGGCCTTCGCGCTGGCGGCTGTGGCTACCAGCCGCGTGGTGGTGGTGTAGGCTAGAACTGTAGCCAGGCTGGAGCCTATGATCGCTGATTGTGTTGATCGTGTCGACGACCCGGCCGCACGCGCGCTCGCGCAGCTCGACGCCGACGGCATGATCGCGTTTCTCGCCGAGCTGGTGCGCACGCCGAGCGTGTATCTGCCAGGCGTGCCCGGCGCCAACGAAGCGCGCGCCGCGCAGCTGGTACACGATCGGCTGGGCGAGTGGGGCCTGCGCCCGCTGTGGGAGGAAGTTGCGCCCGGCCGGCCGAATGTGATCGCCGACCTGCCCGGCGGCCTGGGCGACGGCCCGATGCTGATCTTCGAAGGCCATACCGACGTGGTCACGCCTGGCGATCGCGCGGCCTGGCGCCACGACCCGTTTGGCGCGGTGGTTGAGGGCCGGCGCATGTATGGCCGTGGCACTGCCGATATGAAGGCCGGCGTGGCGGCGATGCTGTTCGCGCTGCGTGCGCTCCAGCTGGCCGGCGCGCCGTTCGCCGGGCGCATCCGCCTGCTCGTGCCGGTCGATGAGGAAGGCATGATGCTGGGCATCAAGCACATGGTCGCACGTGGCCACGCCGACGCTGCGGCCGGCGCGATTATCTGCGAGCCTGAACAGCGCGAGGTGTGCGTGGCCCACAAGGGCTCGTTGCGGCTGCGGCTGCTGGCCTACGGCCGGATCGCCCACGGCGCCATGCCCGAAGAGGGCGTGAATGCGCTGGCGGCGATGGTGCGGCTGCTGGCGCGCGTGCTCGCGCTCGAGGCGCGCGTACAGGCCGAGTATGGCGTGCATCCGCTGCTGGGCAAGCCTTACATCACCCCGACGATCGCGCGCGCGCCGCTCAGCGGCGATGCCAGCCAGATCAACTGCCTGCCCGACCAGTGCGACGCGTTTCTC
The sequence above is drawn from the Candidatus Kouleothrix ribensis genome and encodes:
- a CDS encoding energy-coupling factor transporter ATPase, coding for MLDVQNLSFAYNAERPDAIVALREVSLRVAPGELVAIIGHNGSGKSTLAKLLAAILEPTSGSIMIDDIASTPEHVWEIRRRVGMVFQRPDDQLIANTVIDDVAFGPENLGLPRDQIELRVRESLTALGMFDMRHAQISELSGGEKQRVAIAGVLAMQPNYLILDEPTTMIVPALARKLIGLAHELRDRLGLAVLHITHFMHEIVGFDRVLVMDGGRVLMQGTPREIFARADELRAIGLAAPLVTQLGRRLRARGLDLPATILTAPELAAALAPLAPNADSADGRRQAADGGQAADSADGRGQAADGALLAGGSPPAALAPSEPEAQHSVLDDQPATRNPQPATLLDVRDLHFTYLAGTPLAQPALRGVSCVLYEGETLAILGGTQAGKSTLIEFFNALRVPPPGRVFFEGQDVGAPKFDLNQLRQSVGMVFQQPESQLFEETVGKDVSYVPRRKGLAPAASRAIVERVLTEVGLDYETFRLRYIYALSGGQKRRVAIAGALAAEPRVLILDEPVAGLDPRGRAELAALITELTRRDGLTVVLVGNAVDELAELADRAIVLHDGQVALEGPLRALLRRADELHALGLELSEPAEIALALRPIIPDLPTDLLSLDQLEAALVERLPQHVLKG
- a CDS encoding Fumble domain-containing protein produces the protein MDAAIDFGISNIDAVARVDGVLRRWTQPTNGAPTPELVRQIMAHGGTDLAALGRLAVTGGRHHELPERLGACQVLSVGEVPAIGRGGQAMAELMGADPDVPTLVVSAGSGTAVVSARGREYAHITGSGVGGGTLLGLARLLVGTIDPGEIDRLARVGDPNGADLSLGDVVGGPIGRLPASATAVNFGRLARHAAEVRREDLAAALVTLVGQVIAVTAINAARAQQLERVVVIGHLTDMPSVRGVLEQVGDYYGMRLTLPADAGYGTALGALYSFAG
- a CDS encoding energy-coupling factor transporter transmembrane protein EcfT, which gives rise to MAVEFSRDVTFGQYLNLRSPIHRLDPRTKMLAVAALMLATFLSRSSFAAYGVLLVAAALIQVVSRVPLSYTLRGMRLLFNTMLIIFAFQVLFYPTPSPAGTLWSWWIMSISLDGLRQGVVLLVRVILLYYWTSTLMYTTPMMDLADGLEVICDPLKRLRVPVNELVMVAVIALKFVPLLVAELERLIKAQAARGERFDQGSLAQRARKVGGILIPLFVNALNRAEVLTTAMNARCYRGGAPGAPRRTKRRVLTARSADALALGLALAFALAAVATSRVVVV
- a CDS encoding M20 family metallopeptidase codes for the protein MIADCVDRVDDPAARALAQLDADGMIAFLAELVRTPSVYLPGVPGANEARAAQLVHDRLGEWGLRPLWEEVAPGRPNVIADLPGGLGDGPMLIFEGHTDVVTPGDRAAWRHDPFGAVVEGRRMYGRGTADMKAGVAAMLFALRALQLAGAPFAGRIRLLVPVDEEGMMLGIKHMVARGHADAAAGAIICEPEQREVCVAHKGSLRLRLLAYGRIAHGAMPEEGVNALAAMVRLLARVLALEARVQAEYGVHPLLGKPYITPTIARAPLSGDASQINCLPDQCDAFLDIRSLPSQRHSDLIAQIERLMSELCGEFPGYRYALELIDDRPATEIASDHPLVQAVAGAHRRVYTAEPAYGGVPGATDGVILARDRHIPVVVYGPGDKRIPHQPDEFVDLDEVVRAAQVYVVAALTFFAGRQAADGR